From one Halothece sp. PCC 7418 genomic stretch:
- a CDS encoding tetratricopeptide repeat protein translates to MSLTADSNPLQQEAETYLDQQRFQQAISLCQQMIQETPQFAPAYQILGKASLGINDLQTAAKAYQHAIALEPNCPENYANLGLVRAQQQQWQEAHNCYQKALEIKPDFAGVYRHLARLWEQLNQLESAVEAWERAYSLEPETVKPEDRLRLGDDFLKLRQLDQAIASYQRALEAQPNWQEAYQRLGEALEKAGRWEEATATWKRAMQCSQQQENAPVVTSSPQKQETYKRACQTHLEQQQWSEAVIAGKKALSIAEDAQTWHWVGKALQMSQKPQEASVCYRNAIALQPLPESYTNLGSLYAQQQQWQNAVRCYQEALKLDSQQAVIWRNLGRALTGAGETQKAVAAWYRAYCLAPTEESAEDHLQLGDRLAEWGHLTEAIRCYQYATERKPNWSLAYYRLGDTLQKAQRWEEATVSLRRAIECRQQEEASLETITPPSGQGDLAQNFSETENNAVGLRIHLAEAFPTFRKGWAWLREKLPKRTRKPSQELLPALSGWEGKQPATSTLDVAAENPQEENDSAVAKPSQKALLAVLESQARACLEAKDLDRCFRVSQELVQEYPQYPQGYKLLGQVYQQKGELSLALEAYQNAIALQPEDVAVRVWCGQILVSLEQFQDAIAQYQKALQQEPKNWEIYHYLGDAWEASGDPDSAIAAYEKAVELASSNHKIDFSSL, encoded by the coding sequence ATGTCATTAACGGCTGATTCAAATCCCTTGCAACAGGAAGCAGAAACTTATCTCGACCAACAGCGTTTCCAACAAGCGATTTCCCTGTGCCAACAAATGATTCAGGAAACGCCACAATTTGCCCCCGCTTACCAGATTTTAGGGAAAGCATCATTAGGAATTAATGATCTCCAGACGGCAGCGAAGGCTTATCAGCACGCGATCGCGCTCGAACCCAATTGTCCAGAAAATTATGCCAATTTAGGATTAGTTCGGGCGCAACAACAACAGTGGCAAGAGGCTCACAACTGCTATCAAAAGGCTCTTGAAATCAAACCCGATTTTGCGGGCGTATATCGTCATCTCGCTAGATTATGGGAACAACTGAACCAGTTAGAGTCAGCAGTGGAAGCATGGGAACGGGCTTACAGTTTAGAACCAGAAACGGTCAAACCTGAAGATCGCTTGCGATTAGGAGATGATTTCTTAAAACTGCGTCAACTGGATCAAGCCATAGCCTCTTATCAACGGGCTCTAGAGGCTCAACCGAACTGGCAAGAAGCCTACCAACGACTGGGAGAAGCCCTCGAAAAAGCGGGACGATGGGAAGAAGCAACAGCAACTTGGAAACGAGCGATGCAGTGCTCACAACAGCAGGAAAATGCCCCTGTTGTCACATCATCTCCCCAAAAACAAGAAACCTACAAACGCGCTTGTCAAACCCACCTTGAGCAACAACAATGGTCAGAAGCGGTGATTGCTGGGAAAAAAGCCCTCTCCATTGCTGAAGATGCACAAACTTGGCACTGGGTAGGAAAAGCCCTACAAATGAGCCAAAAACCTCAAGAAGCCTCTGTTTGTTATCGCAACGCGATCGCGCTGCAACCCTTACCTGAATCTTATACGAATTTGGGAAGTCTCTATGCTCAACAACAACAATGGCAAAATGCAGTTCGTTGTTATCAAGAAGCCTTAAAACTCGACTCTCAGCAAGCAGTGATTTGGCGAAACTTAGGGCGGGCTTTGACAGGGGCTGGAGAAACCCAAAAAGCGGTTGCTGCTTGGTATCGCGCTTACTGTTTAGCTCCCACCGAAGAAAGTGCAGAAGACCATTTACAGTTGGGAGATCGTTTAGCTGAGTGGGGACACTTGACAGAGGCGATCAGGTGTTATCAATATGCCACTGAGAGAAAACCCAATTGGTCACTGGCTTATTACCGACTGGGAGACACACTGCAAAAAGCGCAACGTTGGGAAGAAGCGACGGTAAGTTTACGACGTGCGATTGAGTGTCGTCAACAAGAAGAGGCTTCTCTCGAAACAATCACCCCACCCTCAGGGCAAGGAGATCTCGCGCAAAATTTCTCTGAGACTGAAAACAATGCTGTGGGGTTACGGATACACTTAGCTGAGGCGTTTCCCACATTTAGGAAAGGATGGGCTTGGTTACGGGAGAAACTGCCAAAACGAACCAGAAAACCGTCTCAGGAATTACTACCCGCCTTATCTGGGTGGGAGGGAAAGCAACCCGCAACGTCAACCCTTGATGTTGCTGCTGAAAATCCCCAAGAAGAGAATGATTCTGCTGTTGCTAAGCCGAGTCAGAAAGCATTGTTAGCAGTGTTAGAGAGTCAAGCTAGGGCTTGTCTTGAGGCGAAAGATCTAGATCGCTGTTTCAGGGTTTCTCAAGAACTGGTGCAGGAATATCCTCAGTATCCCCAAGGGTACAAATTACTCGGACAAGTTTACCAGCAAAAAGGAGAATTATCCCTTGCCTTAGAAGCCTACCAAAATGCGATCGCGCTGCAACCGGAAGATGTTGCGGTTCGGGTTTGGTGTGGACAAATTTTGGTAAGTTTAGAACAATTCCAAGACGCGATCGCGCAATACCAGAAAGCCCTACAACAAGAGCCCAAAAACTGGGAAATCTATCACTATTTAGGAGATGCTTGGGAAGCCAGTGGCGATCCTGACAGCGCGATCGCTGCTTATGAAAAAGCTGTTGAGTTAGCAAGTAGCAATCATAAGATTGACTTCTCCTCGCTCTGA
- a CDS encoding tetratricopeptide repeat protein: MSRENQQSPWSSDAVRIGKVTPAQSCYKLGKALAQKGRWLDAIAQYEKALAFDPNHQQARQQLEAIQNKRQTNTAFIPERTPEGRRHRQQSQYYAQQKQWEAAAEELQALIKVEPTFEAYRDLARVYHYLQKPTLAAQYWYEALVLKPDQANAQEHLQLGNTLAQQEEWEQAITCYQRAIERDPQLFEAHRNLAAGFAQQQQWEQAVIAYQKALAINSDSAAVYQELGTVLEEQENWEAAAEAYRCAIARENDLVWSYYRLGKIALHLQHWQEAVAALQNAIQLQEDLPNIQVLLADGLRMRARADLEKAVEYYHCAIALNPDDEELYHKALDAKPDDSNLYQQLATLLEKKGNHQAAQIFHDLA; the protein is encoded by the coding sequence ATGTCTAGAGAGAATCAGCAGTCGCCTTGGTCAAGTGATGCAGTCAGAATTGGGAAAGTCACCCCTGCTCAGAGTTGTTATAAACTGGGAAAAGCCTTAGCCCAAAAAGGACGTTGGCTAGACGCGATCGCGCAGTATGAGAAAGCCCTCGCTTTCGATCCCAATCATCAGCAAGCCCGTCAGCAGTTAGAGGCAATACAGAACAAACGGCAGACTAATACTGCTTTTATTCCCGAACGCACCCCAGAAGGGAGAAGACATCGTCAGCAGTCTCAATATTATGCTCAACAAAAACAGTGGGAAGCAGCAGCCGAAGAATTACAAGCGTTAATCAAAGTAGAACCCACATTTGAGGCTTATCGAGATTTGGCGCGAGTGTATCATTATCTGCAAAAGCCTACACTAGCAGCCCAGTATTGGTATGAAGCGTTAGTGCTGAAGCCCGATCAAGCTAACGCTCAAGAGCATTTACAGTTAGGGAATACTCTCGCGCAACAGGAAGAGTGGGAGCAAGCCATTACCTGTTATCAACGAGCAATCGAGCGCGATCCACAACTGTTCGAGGCACATCGCAATCTTGCAGCAGGGTTTGCCCAGCAACAGCAATGGGAGCAAGCAGTGATAGCATATCAGAAAGCGCTGGCTATTAATTCCGACTCAGCAGCGGTTTATCAGGAGTTGGGAACGGTCTTAGAAGAACAAGAAAACTGGGAGGCTGCAGCAGAAGCCTATCGTTGCGCGATCGCGCGGGAAAATGATTTAGTGTGGTCTTACTATCGTCTCGGAAAAATCGCCCTCCACCTGCAACATTGGCAAGAAGCAGTGGCTGCGTTGCAAAACGCAATCCAATTGCAGGAAGACTTACCGAATATTCAAGTGTTACTCGCGGATGGCTTAAGGATGCGAGCGAGAGCCGATCTGGAAAAGGCGGTTGAATATTATCACTGCGCGATCGCGCTGAATCCAGACGATGAAGAACTCTATCATAAAGCCTTAGATGCCAAGCCCGATGATTCTAATCTCTACCAGCAGCTAGCAACTTTATTAGAGAAAAAGGGGAATCATCAAGCTGCACAGATTTTCCACGACTTAGCCTAA
- a CDS encoding tetratricopeptide repeat protein yields MTTRQDSSSLNKDQSEAKKQILLKAIRLKPEMASAHANLGRLYAQQGEFKQAIECYQEAVNLEPEKLKFYWPLIELLQNQQEWHQLETVCRQGINYHPQVAQFHHLLGNSLLNTERWEEAVEAYQSAIALNGKSAVIHKELGIALENQQQFTEAIASYRQAITLNPKDLSVYERLLNRVQKSAFTIVSKNYISLARVLAESFLKFHPDAVFFLVLVDRIDGYFNPEQENFEVIQLEEIPLPNRTSFPYWYTILELNTAVKPFAFEYIFNKYESIQHLLYIDPDIQVFSELEKIWQELKYNSVVLTPHMRKPFNDDLHPTELNILQSGSYNLGFIGLTRSKQSLQLLRWWQERLYLDCVVDIPRGLFTDQKWIDLVPSYFSETAIIREPSYNVAYWNIHEREIEKNAEGEYVIEGDVLRFFHFSGYSPKRRNQLSKHQNRHNIRHLPIIKELCDQYGDRLLKHGYMEASQWPYAFGIFGNNIKIAGCIIWVVRECVEKNISFPDLNQYPEDFCQFLFTPNPYFTGFEVPPIYVAIFTKRPDVKNAFPNASYNPCDEGFLSWLTGNGKKELDLEYLVDNYIDYVKKENPIRKILNIYEKRLDLQSAFPLFWRTLKQRHRFQKWLTNSGIKEHNLSAQEIDLFYNSYCFHKVLLFYYQRPDLQKAFCRLHEPSVLDDFTDWLIQNIRTLPNISYENVIWFNFISKKESELTLKINVIYNNYLRSICGDFSLFSIDSRSKFLNIDDQSILSDLCLLSVDETMYPLHDHIKLVFKENQINQNSLLNSKEEAKIENNIENILESLTFYSDISQQIQQAIISYQSDLKEIIHSSLDQDKEKIDDLVISLAGNMSAITGMGQSARSMVKTVESANLQYKCFDIPNTFIEENGIEDFDDPWLMGWYYPKADLTISVINADSFSFFQKVIPSSYWTAKKNIGYWIWETDKLPLQWESSAIAFDEIWTASQYSASAISKTINKPVRVIPHIIDFEKIDHILSNAPEQKVLRRKFGLPEDGFLFGFFFDPKSYMERKNPAAVIQSFRTAFLGQDNAYLILKVNGSFSSYEYDFLKSSVTDSRIIFLEESLYYDDVIKLMNCLDCYVSLHRGEGFGLTLAEAMAVGKPTIATAYSGNMEFMNSDNSLLVDYQLIKTERPYGPYPKGTVWADPNVEQASKLMLELYNNHDLYETISAQARRSIQEQLAPEKVSLILKDYLKDLLF; encoded by the coding sequence ATGACAACAAGGCAAGACTCCTCCTCATTAAATAAAGATCAAAGCGAAGCCAAAAAACAAATCCTGTTAAAAGCGATTCGGCTCAAACCTGAAATGGCATCGGCTCATGCAAATTTAGGGCGTTTGTATGCTCAACAAGGGGAGTTTAAACAAGCAATAGAATGTTATCAGGAAGCTGTTAATTTAGAACCAGAGAAACTTAAATTTTATTGGCCTTTAATAGAGTTACTTCAAAACCAACAAGAGTGGCATCAACTAGAAACAGTGTGTCGTCAAGGTATCAACTATCATCCGCAGGTGGCACAGTTTCATCATTTACTCGGAAATTCCTTATTAAATACTGAACGCTGGGAAGAAGCAGTAGAAGCCTATCAGAGCGCGATCGCGCTTAATGGTAAATCCGCAGTTATTCATAAAGAGTTAGGAATCGCCCTCGAAAATCAACAACAGTTTACAGAAGCAATCGCGAGTTATCGCCAAGCAATAACCCTAAACCCCAAAGATTTATCAGTTTATGAACGATTACTAAACCGAGTGCAAAAATCAGCTTTTACAATTGTATCAAAAAATTATATTTCATTAGCGAGGGTTTTAGCTGAAAGTTTTTTGAAATTCCATCCTGATGCTGTATTCTTTCTAGTTTTAGTGGATAGAATAGATGGATATTTTAATCCTGAACAGGAAAACTTTGAAGTGATACAGCTAGAAGAGATTCCTTTACCAAACCGCACAAGTTTTCCATATTGGTACACTATACTTGAATTGAATACAGCAGTTAAGCCCTTTGCTTTCGAGTATATATTTAACAAATATGAATCTATACAACATCTTCTTTATATCGATCCTGATATTCAAGTTTTTTCCGAGTTAGAAAAAATTTGGCAAGAACTTAAATATAATTCTGTAGTCTTAACACCTCACATGAGAAAACCCTTCAATGATGATTTACATCCCACAGAATTAAATATATTGCAATCGGGGTCTTATAATTTAGGCTTTATTGGTTTAACTCGATCCAAACAATCTTTGCAACTCTTAAGATGGTGGCAAGAAAGACTTTATTTAGATTGTGTTGTTGATATCCCCAGAGGCTTATTTACAGATCAGAAATGGATTGATTTAGTTCCTTCATACTTTTCAGAAACGGCTATCATCCGTGAACCTTCTTATAATGTAGCTTACTGGAATATCCATGAAAGAGAAATAGAAAAAAATGCTGAGGGAGAGTATGTTATAGAAGGGGATGTTTTAAGGTTTTTCCATTTTAGTGGCTATAGTCCGAAAAGAAGAAATCAACTATCTAAACACCAAAATCGCCACAATATTCGGCATTTACCTATTATTAAAGAACTTTGTGACCAGTATGGTGATAGGCTCTTGAAACATGGTTACATGGAAGCTAGTCAGTGGCCTTATGCTTTCGGGATTTTTGGTAATAATATTAAGATAGCTGGATGCATAATTTGGGTAGTTAGAGAATGCGTAGAGAAGAATATTTCATTTCCCGATTTAAATCAATACCCTGAGGATTTTTGTCAATTTCTTTTCACCCCTAATCCTTACTTCACGGGCTTTGAAGTGCCTCCTATCTATGTAGCAATTTTCACCAAAAGACCTGATGTGAAAAACGCTTTTCCTAATGCTTCATATAATCCTTGTGATGAAGGATTTTTATCTTGGTTGACAGGTAATGGTAAGAAAGAACTGGACTTGGAATACTTAGTTGATAATTATATTGACTATGTTAAAAAAGAAAATCCTATACGTAAAATACTAAATATATATGAAAAGAGACTAGATCTTCAGAGTGCTTTCCCTCTTTTTTGGCGAACATTAAAACAGCGACACCGTTTTCAAAAATGGTTAACCAATAGTGGTATAAAAGAACATAATTTATCTGCCCAAGAAATAGATTTATTTTATAATTCTTACTGTTTTCATAAAGTATTATTATTTTATTATCAAAGACCTGACTTACAGAAAGCTTTTTGTCGCTTGCATGAGCCAAGTGTTTTAGATGATTTTACGGATTGGTTAATTCAAAATATTCGTACTCTACCGAACATTAGTTATGAAAATGTTATTTGGTTTAATTTTATTAGCAAAAAAGAATCAGAATTAACTCTAAAGATAAATGTAATATACAATAATTATCTAAGAAGTATCTGTGGGGATTTTAGTTTATTTTCAATTGATAGCAGAAGTAAGTTTTTAAATATTGACGATCAATCAATATTATCCGATCTTTGTTTACTGTCTGTTGACGAAACAATGTATCCGCTTCATGATCATATTAAACTCGTTTTTAAAGAAAATCAGATTAATCAAAATTCCTTATTGAACTCCAAGGAAGAAGCAAAGATAGAAAATAATATAGAGAATATTTTAGAAAGTTTGACTTTTTATAGCGATATTTCTCAGCAAATACAGCAAGCCATTATTTCATATCAAAGCGATTTAAAAGAAATAATTCACTCTTCATTAGACCAAGATAAAGAAAAAATAGACGATTTAGTGATTTCTCTAGCAGGAAATATGAGCGCTATAACGGGTATGGGGCAGTCTGCTAGATCAATGGTAAAGACCGTTGAATCTGCTAATTTACAGTATAAGTGTTTTGATATTCCTAACACTTTTATTGAAGAAAATGGGATTGAAGACTTCGATGATCCTTGGTTAATGGGATGGTATTACCCAAAAGCGGACCTCACAATTTCAGTAATTAATGCAGATAGCTTTAGCTTTTTTCAAAAAGTAATTCCTTCTTCTTATTGGACTGCCAAGAAAAATATTGGTTATTGGATTTGGGAAACTGATAAACTTCCTCTGCAATGGGAATCATCTGCTATTGCATTTGATGAAATATGGACAGCTAGTCAGTACTCTGCTAGTGCTATTAGCAAAACGATCAATAAACCAGTGAGAGTGATTCCTCATATTATTGATTTTGAGAAAATTGATCATATTTTATCTAATGCCCCTGAACAAAAGGTTTTGCGTAGAAAATTTGGCTTGCCAGAAGATGGCTTTTTATTCGGATTCTTTTTTGATCCCAAAAGCTATATGGAAAGAAAAAATCCCGCTGCTGTTATTCAATCTTTCCGAACTGCTTTTCTGGGGCAAGATAATGCTTACTTAATTCTGAAAGTTAATGGTTCATTCTCATCTTATGAATACGATTTTTTAAAGAGCAGTGTAACTGATTCGAGAATTATTTTCTTAGAAGAAAGTTTATATTATGATGACGTTATTAAACTAATGAATTGTCTAGACTGCTATGTTTCTCTTCATCGAGGGGAAGGTTTTGGTTTAACCCTAGCTGAAGCGATGGCTGTCGGTAAGCCCACTATTGCCACTGCTTATTCTGGTAATATGGAATTTATGAACTCGGATAATTCTCTTTTAGTCGATTACCAATTGATAAAAACAGAGCGTCCTTACGGTCCTTATCCTAAAGGGACAGTCTGGGCTGATCCTAATGTTGAGCAGGCATCTAAACTAATGCTTGAACTATACAATAATCATGATCTTTATGAAACAATATCTGCTCAAGCCAGACGCTCTATTCAGGAGCAGCTTGCTCCTGAAAAGGTATCGTTGATCTTGAAAGATTACTTGAAAGATTTACTCTTTTGA
- a CDS encoding sulfotransferase, with product MFNESSFFKDVKPLFILGVPRSGTTFLQQVINTHPQILITDELRVVSWIFQEARKLRGGFQENGDPYPFNHGEEFASYLTKNCGTIIAPFYFSKAQKLGKQKILYWGDKYPHYHAILDQMLESFPRGSYIFIYRDLKDVICSVKNGHGWNVEKSANYVCKIYEEYMTSFDKFLQSQEMARDQLICVDYVRLSTNLKQESQKIFDQLNLDLQESTLEEIDQLSGVQSHSLRKEKSSAKKFNFNQSNERWKKELNDEEIELISNKIDNIQHWIDYYYNYLLS from the coding sequence ATGTTTAATGAGTCTTCTTTCTTTAAGGATGTAAAACCACTGTTTATTCTGGGAGTTCCTCGCTCAGGGACAACCTTTCTTCAGCAAGTAATCAATACTCATCCTCAGATTTTAATCACAGATGAGTTAAGAGTTGTATCATGGATTTTTCAAGAAGCTCGAAAACTTCGAGGAGGTTTCCAAGAAAATGGAGATCCTTATCCTTTCAATCATGGAGAAGAATTTGCAAGTTACTTGACAAAGAATTGTGGCACTATAATTGCGCCATTTTACTTTTCCAAAGCTCAGAAATTAGGAAAGCAAAAAATTCTATATTGGGGAGATAAATACCCACATTATCATGCGATATTAGATCAAATGCTTGAGTCATTCCCAAGGGGATCTTACATTTTTATCTATCGTGATCTCAAAGATGTAATTTGTTCGGTAAAAAATGGACATGGTTGGAATGTAGAAAAATCTGCCAATTATGTTTGCAAAATTTATGAAGAATACATGACTTCTTTTGACAAGTTTCTCCAAAGTCAAGAAATGGCAAGAGACCAACTGATTTGTGTAGATTACGTTCGTTTAAGCACTAATCTTAAACAAGAAAGTCAAAAAATTTTTGATCAGCTTAATTTAGATTTACAGGAATCTACTTTGGAGGAAATAGATCAATTAAGTGGTGTACAATCCCATAGTCTTAGGAAAGAAAAGAGTAGTGCTAAAAAATTTAACTTTAATCAATCGAATGAAAGATGGAAAAAGGAGCTAAATGATGAAGAAATTGAGTTGATTTCAAATAAAATTGATAATATCCAGCATTGGATAGACTATTACTATAACTATCTTTTAAGTTAA
- a CDS encoding tRNA delta(2)-isopentenylpyrophosphate transferase, whose amino-acid sequence MLSISPYQMVTFQENPDIQACLDQAIQLRKDQQLEAALEKIQQALAINPDFTPALNQLEAIHR is encoded by the coding sequence ATGTTATCTATTTCCCCCTATCAAATGGTCACATTCCAAGAAAATCCAGATATTCAGGCTTGCTTGGATCAAGCTATTCAACTGCGAAAAGACCAACAGCTAGAGGCAGCCTTAGAGAAAATCCAACAAGCCCTCGCAATTAATCCTGATTTTACTCCCGCCTTAAATCAACTGGAAGCAATTCATCGGTAA
- a CDS encoding glycosyltransferase, with protein sequence MAKVSVIIPTYNGSRYICQTIESILSQTYQDWEIIVVDDGSVDATAALLNPYRDRIRYYYQANQGVAAARNFGLAMARGCYINFLDHDDVLLPQKLALQVAVFQEQPQVGMVHSGWRRVNAWAEPLTEIKPWQNIPHLDLHSWLKWMPVLFSAMMFRRQWLDKVGDLDPSLKQACDVDLIQRLALMGCTTVWVKRVTTLYRQHRKNDSLNTLVQAQECWKVRKKFFARTDLPPAIQKQKAQYLYPTLVWMAWRLYYTNHWEEMKAVLLQALNYSPYPYLETVQHWINAFKVQASQHDTELDLEALTHSKEWQQLLYLVHHEASSRQFQT encoded by the coding sequence ATGGCAAAAGTCAGTGTCATTATTCCCACTTATAACGGTAGTCGGTACATCTGCCAAACCATCGAGAGTATCTTGAGCCAAACGTATCAAGATTGGGAAATCATTGTGGTTGATGATGGCTCAGTTGATGCAACTGCAGCCCTTCTTAATCCTTATCGCGATCGAATTCGTTACTATTACCAAGCCAATCAAGGAGTCGCTGCTGCTCGCAATTTCGGACTTGCCATGGCAAGAGGCTGTTATATTAACTTTTTAGACCACGATGATGTATTATTACCGCAAAAATTAGCCCTACAGGTTGCCGTTTTCCAAGAACAACCCCAGGTGGGAATGGTGCATAGTGGCTGGAGACGGGTGAATGCTTGGGCGGAACCGTTAACTGAGATTAAACCTTGGCAAAACATACCACATTTAGATTTACATAGCTGGTTAAAATGGATGCCTGTTTTGTTTAGTGCGATGATGTTTCGTCGCCAGTGGTTAGACAAGGTTGGAGATTTAGATCCAAGTTTGAAGCAGGCGTGTGACGTTGATTTAATTCAACGTTTAGCCCTCATGGGCTGTACGACTGTGTGGGTTAAGAGAGTAACAACTCTCTATCGTCAACATCGCAAGAATGATTCCCTCAATACGCTTGTACAAGCACAGGAGTGTTGGAAGGTGCGTAAAAAATTTTTTGCCAGAACTGATTTACCACCAGCAATTCAAAAACAAAAAGCGCAGTATCTTTACCCAACATTAGTCTGGATGGCGTGGCGTTTGTATTACACGAACCATTGGGAAGAAATGAAAGCGGTTTTACTGCAAGCACTCAATTATTCACCCTACCCGTATTTAGAAACAGTTCAACATTGGATTAATGCTTTTAAAGTACAAGCATCTCAACATGATACAGAACTGGATTTAGAAGCCTTAACTCATTCTAAAGAGTGGCAACAGTTATTGTATTTAGTCCATCATGAAGCAAGCTCAAGACAATTTCAGACTTGA